Proteins from one Candidatus Micrarchaeia archaeon genomic window:
- a CDS encoding TRAM domain-containing protein: MDEYGERRGGFRGGRGRFGGGGQSNLPKPVAVGDVVEVTIEATGAKGDGIAKKDGFVIFVKGASQGQTVKVKITSMGRSSASAEVVSGEPAAQPEPAAEAEPAAEPADEGDGEDIQQ, encoded by the coding sequence ATGGATGAATACGGAGAAAGAAGGGGCGGCTTCAGAGGGGGCCGTGGGAGATTCGGCGGCGGAGGCCAGAGCAACCTGCCGAAGCCGGTTGCGGTCGGAGACGTGGTTGAAGTGACCATTGAAGCCACCGGCGCAAAAGGAGACGGAATCGCAAAGAAGGACGGCTTCGTGATATTCGTTAAGGGCGCGAGCCAGGGCCAGACCGTGAAAGTCAAAATAACTTCCATGGGCAGGTCTTCTGCGAGCGCGGAAGTGGTCAGCGGAGAGCCCGCAGCCCAGCCCGAACCGGCGGCAGAGGCGGAACCAGCCGCAGAGCCTGCTGACGAAGGGGACGGCGAGG